TTGCGTCcatcatttacttttttatttaacatgtttatAAAGAGGTTTGGATCCTGTTttgtgagttgtgtgtgtgcagagacaaATAAATGGAGAGACGTGTGTGTTACAACCATAAgaacaattttaaaaaatgcGAATTAAATGTTTACCCGAGATGTCCAAAAATAGTTCAATTATTATACACTCGTTATGTCTTCACAACCACTTACAGCTGCGTTACATGAACTACATATCATGTATGTAGAGTCTGTATTTACTGCATTTAATGCAGTAAATGGAGCATTTCTCAGCATGCACGGCAACGTGTTGCATAATATCCACACAGGATGGTGCTCAGCGGTACAGCATGAGAAGATCAGGCAGACTCTGGTCCTTTACTGCTGTGTGTGGgcttatgatgatgatgtgtgtgtgtgtgttcaaatgtgttacctctttaggaccttttctggttttcataaacactgaccttgtcaggacctgcaGTCCTCATGTGcatttgtgaatgtgaattttggtgaggttaaggtcagggttaagAATTATCTGGTGACAGTTAAGCTAAGGGATAACactaagtgtgtttgtgtgtgctcctgtgtttaacatttaggagggtttgttGGCAGATATTACATAAACTTTAGATATGTATGTTTGCATACGTGTATATTAgctttaagagaaaaaaaaactgtttggtTTTCAGTGGGGACAAGACCAGACTTTATTTGTACATTGTGCAAGATTGTCACGACTCAATCCATAGTGGAAAGCCAATTTGTTTGCGGCCACTTCCTTTTACAACTTTTGTTTTAGAACAGTTAACAGAACAACCTCTAAGATTGGGGTTAGGGGTTTATTTAATAAGAATATttactaaaacaataaaatcccACTTTACACATGCATAAAAGAGATAGAGTTTCCAGTAATGGTTGGGGTAGACACAAAGACCTTGCTTTGTGCCGCCATGATTCTACAGCAGCCCCAACGGACAAAATAAGAAGAGCACGCATTTCGTCGATACTTTACAACACACATGAAGAAGAACTATGTTTTGTTTGGTCTGTGAacgccaccgtagtttcctgacCCCCTGGGAAAGGAAGGGGTGAGTGGAGAACTCAACAGCGTGACCGTATGATGTCACTATTTCtcacacactggccctttaatcCAGTTTGGCTGTTTGCAACATGAACACAGCTGTGAGGGTGAAACAGGTGTGCAGTGGGCCCTGTTACAGTATATGCAGTGATGCATTCACTGTCAATATCAAGACAGGAAGTGgagatatatataaatagaaatACAAATGATGTAAATGCAGTTCTCTTACCATATCATACACGTTGAGGATGACAGGTTCACTGGCCATGGTTTAAACCTGAGTAGGAAATGGAAAAACGTCCCCACTCTCCACGTTTGTTGAGgtggtcagcagcagcagcacctccaCACCTCCACAATGAAGGTGGTCAAGCCTCGGCTGCTCATCTCCTTCccggcagaagcagcagcaacaactcaCTGCAGATCTGTGCGTAAAACCCGAGAAAAATGTCCCAAAGCAGGTGAACAGCTGAGGCGAGAATTCACAGATCCATGATGGCAacgagagaggaggaaaacaagagGCTCAGATTCCTCAGATCCAGGGTCCACACAGCTCTGCTTTACgcacagacaggaggaggaggaggaggaggaggaggatgtatGAAAAGCGAGCACAACAGGTCAAAATACCACACCAGAGATTACAATGTCATCCGTGATTGAGATAAAAGGCCTACAAGTGTGGAGATGTGAAGCAGGCGACTTTCCTGTCATGGTGGGGAGAAGAAAGCGGGGACAGTCGGCTACAGGAGAACCGACGTCGAGGCCATTTTTACGCGCAGGATGTTGAAGCCGACCACTGCCGaacaagaagaggaggaggagagtgaggaggaggagtccggatcagcagcaggagcagcagcatccCCGGCCGGTGCTGCTGatgctcatgctgctgctgctgatgatgccaCACAACCAGCTACTCTCTGGTCCCGAACTCCGCCACATGACACCGAACCCTTTCCGTCCAAAGTgctcgatgatgatgatgatgatgggggtTAAATTATGTTTGAGAAAGAGCAGCTGAGATCCATCCGTAtgccttctgtgtgtgtgtgtgtgtgtgtggagcctgGAGCATTTTGATTACATCATACAGTATCTGCCTCCGAGACAACATCTCCGACAGCTGACGAGAGGTTTTTACATCCGCTACAGTGGAGAAGGGCGTTGTTTTGCTTGTGGAAGTGCTTACAAaacactttaataataataaataataataaatattataacgTACCATtcataatgtaaaatgtgttaaaaaagcATACAAAAACGTACACATGTAACATAAACTTAAACTTGAAAAACACTAAAATTAAAgtagaaaaactaaaataaaaaataaaatttttttttgtgtgttggttgtgtttttttttggcgaTTAAAAGgcttacttttattttggaggtTAAAAAGACAACATCTTGTATCTGACGTGTGCTAACTTAACAGATTTGCACCGTCGTTCAAtaagctaaaaaaaaccccaaaacaattaaaatagaaTAGGTTACGTGAATATTTGTCATTATTTCCTATCAgctttttctctctgcagacagaattacacaaaaacattcaccaaacaaaacatttttggcGAAAAATTCACAACATACTGCggagtacagtatgttgtctaGTTAGCATACGTTTGAtgtatgctaatgctaatatGCTAATAAATAAtctatgaatattttctgagaCAAAATGATACAATTTCAGTAAGTCAAAAGtatgagacacaaaaacaacacttaactGTCAGTGAAAATTGTTAAGTATTCCATTATCTTCAGTTAAGTACTGTTTGTCAGCGAAAACcttattaacttttaatttatAGAAATCATGTCAGAGGTTAGAAAATGTCCGCTTTGCTGACAGGAGCATACAGTTTATGAAAATGCAGAAAGGAGtaagaaaacataaaatacaatgtGGTGAATTCAACATGAATTTTAATTGGTGCCTGGatgtcaaacacacagtatTTGCATCATTATGTAGTGCATGTGATCTACTCCTCTGGCATACTGCACATATTCACAGTCCCCGATCAGCAGAGCGACATGAAATGTATTTACAACACGACaacagtcaaacacaaacacatgtcgACCGATGCGGAGCAACCCAACACAAATCTCAACTCATACACCCTCATCTCATACTTGAACTTTTACTGGAACATGTTTAATGACTCTGAATAGtgcaaaaataagaacaattaaCATTTATAGTTGCTGTTTGCTTAGAGAGGTCCCCGTTAAATGGAGCCGATTTTGAGAATCACACCGTTGGTCCTTCACACAAAAGAAACACTCATTTCctcacttttcattttctttcccacAAGACAAGTCATTAAACAGAAGGTACATGATTGTGAAAAATGAGgagaatgtttttaaaatagcaGTGACACGAATATGGCAGCATCCCTTGACCGAGTATTAGCAAGTGAACTGTTCACcccatcatatatatatatatatttaatagtTGACCCTGAGTGAACGAGTGATACTTGGTGATACTGTGAACAACCGATTATCTATATTTTTTCCTCACAAATACGAACTAAATTTATAAACAAATATAAGATATACGTATCTTGTTCCACCGTTGAGCAAACATGATTAAAAATGAGCCACACAAGATGACGTTATTACTTCATAAAGACACACTTTGGCcacaatatttgtattttgagTCAATAAAGGATAAACAGTCCTAGTGCTGGAAATAATCACTATCACGTTTTCTGTAACCTACGGTGTGTAGCTGTAGAGTCTGAGCTGCTTTTGAAAAGGACAGTATTAAACTGCAATtgtcacctgttttttttttttttttttaaatgtgaacatgttgaaGAAATGGAATGATAGCTGAGGAAAGGAAGTTAAGTGAGAAGGAATAACTGAGTGGATTGGAGCTTATTTTCGTTTGCTCACACTTTTAAAAGACTGCTGGAgacttgatttaattattaaCGGTTGTAGAGGGTTGGATTTTCATTGTGATCAACGATACGTAGCAACAAGAACCGACCACTTGCAAAGAGCGATTAAAGGCACTCAATGATTGTCCGTTACATtacaggacacattttaatcaCATGAACGGAAGGCTTTTCAACCACTAACTCGTTCTGAGCTGCTGAGAATCAAAACCCAGTCATATGGAATTCATGAAAGCTGAAGGAACGTGAGCTCATGTCTGCATCTCAGATCTGCCACTCACTAAAACTCTCAGTTACTGAATGGCCCAACGTTGGAATTTTCTGCCGACATCTCATGCGTTTGGGAAGCCGTTAGTGTCTGCGTGAGCTCAGCTCAGCAGCAGGGACGTCACGTGTACATCCTTCTTTATCTGTGTACGTCACCAAGCTACATATAAGAGGTTATTTTAGTGGAAAGAGCATTAGAAGCAACCGTTAAATCACATGAGCATGTAAATGGAGAAACTCAACGCCAACACtgactaataaaaaaataaggtcTACTGTTTAgagtttttcccccccctctctttaGGTTCTTTGGCCTTTAGCGAAGTTTTTGAtcttaaaacacaacagagacagtAAATGGCGGAGCTAAAAGTGTTTCCTAGCGTGTcgtgtgtaaatgaatgaaaagaggGCGGCGGCTCCCGCTAGAGCTAGCAGTAATCCCAGAGAAAACACCGGAGAGTGATGTTCAGGTTGTGAGTCTGAGGTTCCGTTCATGTGAAGGGGCGACTGCAAAACAGAGATTTGGAAACAAGAATGAATAGAAAAGCCACATACAGTTCATCACAAGTTAACAAGTAAAGGAGAATCCACAAAAGTTCTGTATCAAATCAACTTTTTATCTACATGGAATGGGTTTTTGGGAGTCCTAAAACTTATGTTTTCATGTATACAACCAATAACTTTGGGGAAATGATTATGTCATAGACTACACCTCTCTAATCTAATTAGACTTTATTCTATATCTTGTACACAATCTTTATATACGTGCTCTCCgtcttcttttctgtttttggtgCATTTCTTTGAGAACCTTACAGCACCACAAACAGGCCTGGCATAAGTACTAGAGTGTTAAGAGTGTCTTTGTGCTTCCTGAAACCATGCAATGCTTATGGAAAACTTtctaagaacaaaaacaaacaaaccgagaaagttctgtttccttGTGGATAAGGCCTTAGTTATCTCTGTTACAGTGTGACCGTAATAATatcctttctttcattttaatagCTGTAGCTTTGTGACTGTCAGGACAAAGCTATGATTAGTCTGCCAGGCTGTGCACATCCTTTATTTTCCATACATtctaaaaactgaaaacatcaTGCCTCTGACCTTTTTGAGAATACGGAGCTCCACATCCTCCCCCGCCGTCCTGAACAGATCCACTGCAGCTTTATGTGTCAGATCCTCCAGCTGGACTCCATTAATCTGAGGTCAGGAACCAACATGAAGCAAAAGCATTAGTTAGAAATCCTCAATTTATgtctggatcaccaccaaaaatGTTGTGCACTTTTTGTGCGGTGTGGATAAGATAAGTTATGGGCTGTGGGTGAAATCAAGATGTCCGTCCatccatttatttcattttccacaactttatcctccacatgagggtcgtgggagAGCTGGATaccaatcccaggtgacaaagtgcaaaaggtggggtcacaccttggacaggtcactAGCAAATGAAGATGTGTTGTAGTAAAATGTGTCTGCAAGTAAGTCTGCTATATGTACTTTTGCACGCTTACTCTGGCTCTCATCTGTCTGATTCTCTCTGTTTATCAGAGAAAGCTCTACTGTACTGTGTGATGAGACTTTCTAGATTTAAGGCACAGACATTTAACGATCCTGATTCTAAAAGGTACACTTTGCACTTAACTAACCACTTACTggacatttcagtgtttttaacatGTGTGCTGATGAGGTATCTCACTAAATATCCTCCTCTATGTCCTGCACATTCCAAAATAAGACAACTTTTAGTAAAAGTCTTTCACTACCGCCAGGATCTTGTCGCCCTCTTGCAGTCTTCCATCCAAAcctgcagctccatcttcttttattttggacACATAGATGCCACTGTCGTTCACAACATACTGCTGGTCCACACCTCCAACTATGTTGAAGCCCAAGCctattgaaaaacaacaacaacattactaAAAGAAGCAAAACAATTTGAGTAAAATTCAATGTACACATCAGTTCAGTGGGGCGAAAGTTGTTGATCTGATTGTATTTATCTGAAAGGGTCAAAGTTTAAGATGAATCCTTCCAACAGAGAATGAAAGGCCACTTGGGGGCTCGTTACATAATAATCCCCGAGTGTGAATGCAAATCAGAGCCGACTCTTTCTCTAAATTGAATAAACTGTGTGAACTGAACATCGTCACTGGTTTTAGTGAAACAACAGTTTGTCACTCTGCTCTGAGAGGCCGTTACTTTTCTGCATTTTACACTGCGTCAAAGTCTATAAAGTCACTATATATTAATGGCCCTGTATAACATGACCTTAATCTGCTTCCTTTAATTTAGCTTCACTGTTCAGAGTAAACGACAACACATGCTGGGACGAAGTTTGCTTCATTTTTTATTCCAAATTAGCCTTTAGCTTTGAGATGCggacatatacacacacacgcgcgcgcgcgcgcgcacacacacacacacacagttagctTGACAGCTAGCTGCCTGCTAACTATGAAGTTATCTCCTCACCTGCCGGTCCGCGCTTTAGTTTCATGTCCACCACGTTGTCCGTGGAGCGCAGAGAGCCATTCATGTTGTCCATGCACCAGGTAAAGATTAAAACGAGTGCTGCTCAGAGGGAAATCATGGAGACTCACAGCACTGAAGGAACAGTTAAACTGAAGGTGAACTCATTCAGCAGTTTCGATTCGCTTCCTCTCAGTACAGTCGGTGACTTGTGCGTGTGCTGCCCCTGGGTGGATTGAGCGGGAACTGCAGGCCGCCTTATGACTTATAAatcgtccatccatccattttctaccgctccatcctccacatgagggccgcgGGGGGCTCGcgccaatcccagccgacacggggcgataggcggggcgataggcggggcacaccctggacagttcgttTTTATAAATCAGAAAACTTCAAAACAGCAAACACGCTCACACATAGTGTCAAATTAATAACAGCACTAAAGTTAATTATCAATGGACACAGCCGTTGATGTCGTTTAAattgacttgtttattttttatgtgaTGTGTTATTATAcacgcattttttttttctgttgtgagCTGTTAATGTTGGCACATCTATCAGTCTATATGTCTTATGTATAATAAGTAGCAGTTTCCATTTCCAGCAAAATCAGAATATAAAAATTGTAATGGTAATGGTATTTGCCCAAACACAGGAGGaaagggataaaaaaaagaaatgattatcAACGGTTAATCAACTAAAGGTAAAAAGTGATTATTGTTGtgttatctttggtttgtggacttttttttattcacgtCACTTTTGAGGTCTAGGACCAAAACAATTGGCCAAACTAAGTGGACAATGGACTAACAACTAATCCAGAAAATTATAGATTAgttgataatgaaaaaaataataattagctACTAATTAGTGTCataaagaaaagagggaaattTGGGCAGGGAAACTGATATTTATTACATGTGCACATAACCTGTGGAAACTGTACAATATTCTGAACAAAACAGCAATATCAGTCAGTATTTGTTTAACAAACAATAAGTTAACACTGTACCACTGTTATCTTTGGCGACGAATCAGAAACCATTAATTAATAAGTAAATTCGAGCCTCACTTTTTGAGAATTTGATTCAAGTTCAACATAAAATAACTTGTAAAGAAATTCTTTGTCCCTCTGGTCCGAGGGCTCGGGAGGATTAACACTGAACAAAGGAGGGAATCAAAGTTTGTATTGAAATTCGTTTTTACTAAACTTCATCGTCAGCTTGCTGCGTGTTGGCCAGCACTGAAATAAGAccacgaaaaaaaaaagaccaagcTGATTTTCAGCATCACACGCTCATGCACTACTAAGGCATATCAAGATTTTGATATAAAGGACAGCATAATAAGCATACACTTACTGTAAAACGACATACCGCTGGGAAATATATGAAATGTTTGGGACCTACATTCTTTTCCCTCCATTATGAATAAATTAGTATTTCcttaaaatatctatattttaaatgcacttCATCTCATTCATGATTTAAATGCTGTTGCTATAAAATATATTGAACTGTGAGTGGATATAGAGTGCGACATCATCCagtaaaaaaagagatggaTAACAGTGAGCAGACCTGGGTTCATCCGCCATCTGTTTTGTAATAAACGATGAAGTGCAGGGAAGGCAAAAATATTTGCACTTCGACTATTGTGTTCCGTCAAATGCACCAGAGCACTTGAATGTATTTATAGAAACAGGGATACAGTGGTAAAGTTGGATGCATTTCTCCTGCACAGCGAGTGGATGACTCGATCCGAGACTCAGATCATGCTCGGGGACGCGCTGTCGAGGGCGACGTCTCCCGTGATGCGCAGCAGCGTCACTTCCTCCAGTCCGCCGGACCTGTGCTCAAACTCCAGCAGGTGAGAGCCGTCCACCGCCACTTTGAACATGTCCTCTTCCACCAGGATCTTCAGCTGCGGAGAGAGCAACGCAAACCACCGTCAACTTGTTAAAGTTAGTGTATGTGTGCTTTGTGATATGTCTTTTATTGTGTTGCATTGTCTTTGCGGTTTTTATGATGTATTTTACTTATCAATTAGTAGAAAATCAACTGTGCGCATCAGTTTCATGCTCCGTCTTGTAACTGTATTCGATTGCattgttaataattaaaacaatatgtGGATTCAATTTCCTTTGTTATTTCCCTACGTTTTATAATTTTTACCGTTCATATCTGCGTTTATCTGGAGGCTAAAAGGAAAATTAAAGTAACAATTACCTTCAGCCCTAACAGCAACCAAGCTGCAAATGTCTTCCTTCAAAAACAGCACTCTAACTTAAAAGCGGTGTTAGCCAAGTAAAGGGGGATGTTGAAGATTAAAACCACTTTATTACTAGTATAAAAGGTCACTTTTTGTTGGGTAAAACATATACAACAACGCTTCTACAGAACAGCCTACTCCACAACAGTGATTGCAATGAATACTGTTTgggacaaataaacaataaacaatacttttgttattatttgaagATATCTACCATGTGAGAGAAAATCCTAATCTTCAGCCATGTCTCTCTTCATCAACTTTAACTTTAAGGGTTACATTAGTCACACTTTAACACGAGACGCCTGTTGTTCCTAGACTCTCACAAAAGGGGGACGATTACATGCAGAGACTACGGTGTATTGAAGGTCGATTCAAAGAGAAAGCGACTGTGTCAGAGTCTGGTGTAACACAGTTTGTGTCGTCCCGGTTCTGGTGAAATATTTTAAGGGCATTAGATGGATGACTAGATCGTCAGAATGAGAGGCAGCGTCCAGCTGTCCTCAGTACTGATCTGTCTTTAATAAACTCTTCAAACGTAACTTATCCCTACAAAGACTTGGTCACTCATCTCCAAAACCTTGGTAACCTTGTGCTATTTGTTTTTCTacacaatatttaatatttttatagcTTTTCTATAGCTTTTTTTTAGCTCTGTAAATTCACTGTTTCACCGTTGCTTTTCTAACGATGATAATAAAGCTCTACAACTCCTACAAATACTACAATTAGACACCTTCTGTTGGAAGTTGCACTGTCGTGATATTCAGGTGTGGGCCCAGGTGTTAAgtctatgaaaaataaaatacaactttCACCTCATGTGTTCAGTATCTTGTGTGTGACGCACGGGGTTTAAGATCGTAGTTCCACTCCCTTCTTTCTATGGCTATTTAAAGCAACGAGAAAACACAGTCAAGCTGAACAAAGGTGAAGAGAGATGATCAAAGGTTCCTTCCTCTAATGTTGTTCCTGATTTGTCCTCATAAGGATTGTAAATGGATAACCTCTCCTGTGTTTGTGGTTTAATCTGGGTATTTTTTTGCTATACTACCTCTGAACTCTAATCCTAATCtcaattaaaaaagacaaaacaggaGGTACCGTTGATGTTTAGTCAAGTCAGGTCTGTGCGCGCCCTGCACTATGCGTCATATGAATAACACCTCTTTAAGTGGTCTATaggtgtgtgtacatgtatacgtgtgtgtgtgatgctgataATGACGGGCTGGAATATTGACTGCAGTAAAATGACCGGAGCACTTTACCTCAAAGCGACGCCCGTGAACAAACGGGAAGCCTCCCTCCCGCTCCTCGGGTCCCCAACATCCACCCAGGTTGGAATTTCTAACAATCGTCTGCTCAGGGAATCGAGGATTGAAATGAAAGACGACGTCCGGACCTCTGATGAAGTCAACTTGAAACCTGTGaatgattacaaaaaacaaacaaacaagtagaACAAAG
This genomic interval from Solea solea chromosome 18, fSolSol10.1, whole genome shotgun sequence contains the following:
- the synj2bp gene encoding synaptojanin-2-binding protein — its product is MDNMNGSLRSTDNVVDMKLKRGPAGLGFNIVGGVDQQYVVNDSGIYVSKIKEDGAAGLDGRLQEGDKILAINGVQLEDLTHKAAVDLFRTAGEDVELRILKKSPLHMNGTSDSQPEHHSPVFSLGLLLALAGAAALFSFIYTRHARKHF